In one Musa acuminata AAA Group cultivar baxijiao chromosome BXJ2-5, Cavendish_Baxijiao_AAA, whole genome shotgun sequence genomic region, the following are encoded:
- the LOC135612405 gene encoding transcription factor MYBS3-like: MTRRCFHCSHDGHNSRTCPNRGVKLFGVRLTDGSIRKSASMGNLSLLAGSSGGASPADGPEPGGGGASADGYASEDFVKGSSASCRERKKGNPWTEEEHRRFLLGLQKLGKGDWRGISRNYVVSRTPTQVASHAQKYFIRKANMTRRKRRSSLFDMEPDEPLEPQPFLMSFQESDAQNNKPPPIPPTLNEEYESMDSNDSIIEAVVSQPEASQCSYPVILPAYFSPFLQFSFPNWSGNRSDTSEQQAHVIIKPTPVHSTTAINVDELVGMSKLSIGESAGEKSSTLDLLGGSKRQSAFHANPSTRAHT, from the exons ATGACGCGGCGATGCTTCCACTGCAGCCACGATGGCCACAACTCCCGGACGTGCCCCAACCGCGGGGTGAAGCTCTTCGGCGTGCGGCTCACCGACGGATCCATCCGGAAGAGCGCCAGCATGGGGAACCTCTCCCTTCTCGCTGGATCCAGCGGCGGCGCGTCGCCCGCCGACGGTCCGGAGCCTGGCGGCGGTGGTGCCTCCGCGGACGGATACGCGTCGGAGGATTTCGTCAAGGGGTCTTCCGCGAGCTGCCGCGAGCGGAAGAAGG GTAATCCGTGGACTGAAGAAGAGCATAGAAGGTTTTTACTTGGCTTGCAAAAGCTCGGAAAAGGCGACTGGCGAGGCATATCTCGTAACTATGTGGTTTCCAGGACACCTACTCAAGTGGCTAGCCATGCACAAAAGTATTTTATTCGTAAAGCCAACATgacaagaagaaagagaagatcaAGCCTCTTTGATATGGAACCTGATGag CCCCTTGAACCTCAACCGTTTCTGATGAGTTTCCAAGAATCAGATGCACAAAATAACAAGCCTCCTCCAATACCTCCAACTCTGAATGAGGAATACGAATCAATGGACTCTAATGACTCAATAATTGAAGCAGTTGTATCACAACCAGAAGCTTCTCAGTGCAGCTATCCTGTGATACTTCCAGCTTATTTTTCACCATTTCTACAATTTTCTTTCCCCAATTGGTCAGGAAACAGATCAGATACCTCAGAGCAGCAGGCACATGTAATTATTAAGCCAACACCAGTGCATTCAACGACTGCCATAAATGTTGATGAGCTTGTTGGTATGTCAAAACTGAGTATAGGAGAGTCTGCTGGAGAAAAATCATCTACATTGGATTTACTTGGAGGATCAAAGCGGCAATCTGCCTTCCATGCTAATCCATCCACAAGGGCTCACACATGA
- the LOC103984864 gene encoding pectinesterase-like — protein sequence MQSLPPFLFFFFFFFFLLLLSSFLSPSLSSHVSDDIEFWCSNTPHPEPCRYYLARNPYLGAPKDKAQFYKLSLRLALDLTLRAQSHLKRRGPACRRSPEKTAWLDCWNLYANTVLQLNRTLAPPPGAGCTAFDSQTWLSAALTNIQTCPKGFRETRTSSELIGPVVRYNVSDLVSNCLAINRPAAADAYRGRFSSWTTFGNRRLLQLSAAADLVVAKDGSGNFRTIKEALDAASKRMQGRRGSKFVIRIKAGVYNEYLQVVSSLSNLVMVGEGIGKTIITGSRSVANGYTTLSCATFSVFGDGFVASGITFRNTFGPGSQAVALLSASDRSVFYRCSIEGYQDTLFVYTQRQFYRECDIYGTIDFIFGNAAAVLQRCNIYARRPRHGESNVITAQGRSDPNQNTGIVIQSSNIKPATELLPVRRTVRSYLGRPWMQYSRTLYLQNYIDSIIDHAGWLPFRGSFALSTLYYAEFENTGPGARMSRRVKWPGYHVIRRASIVRPFTVGRFIAGGSWIPSTGVPFNPSL from the exons ATGCAAAGTCTACctcctttcctcttcttcttcttcttcttcttcttcctcctcctcctctcctcctttcTGTCCCCCTCCCTCTCCTCGCATGTGTCCGACGACATCGAGTTCTGGTGCAGCAACACGCCGCACCCGGAGCCGTGCCGATACTACCTCGCCCGCAACCCTTACCTCGGCGCCCCCAAGGACAAGGCCCAGTTCTATAAGCTCTCCCTCCGGCTCGCCCTCGACCTCACCCTCCGCGCTCAGAGCCATCTCAAGCGCCGCGGTCCCGCCTGCCGCCGCTCCCCCGAGAAGACCGCCTGGCTCGACTGCTGGAATCTCTACGCCAACACTGTCCTCCAGCTAAACCGCACCCTCGCCCCCCCGCCCGGTGCCGGCTGCACAGCCTTCGACTCCCAGACGTGGCTCAGCGCCGCGCTCACCAACATACAGACCTGCCCCAAGGGCTTCCGCGAGACCCGCACCTCCTCGGAGCTCATCGGCCCGGTCGTGCGGTACAACGTCTCCGACCTCGTCAGCAACTGTCTCGCCATCAACAGGCCCGCCGCCGCCGATGCATACCGCGGAAGGTTCTCCAGCTGGACGACGTTCGGTAACCGGAGGCTCCTGCAGCTCTCGGCGGCCGCGGACCTCGTGGTGGCCAAGGACGGCTCAGGCAACTTCCGAACCATTAAGGAAGCTCTCGATGCTGCGTCGAAGCGGATGCAGGGCAGGAGGGGCTCCAAGTTCGTGATACGCATCAAGGCTGGTGTGTACAACGAGTACCTGCAGGTAGTCAGCAGCTTGAGCAATCTCGTCATGGTCGGCGAAGGCATCGGGAAGACGATTATTACCGGAAGCAGGAGCGTCGCCAATGGCTACACCACCCTTAGCTGTGCAACCTTCA GTGTGTTTGGTGATGGATTCGTAGCGAGCGGGATCACGTTCAGGAACACATTCGGTCCGGGGTCGCAAGCGGTGGCGCTGCTGTCGGCGTCGGATCGCTCCGTCTTCTACCGGTGCAGCATCGAGGGATACCAGGACACGCTGTTCGTGTACACCCAAAGGCAGTTCTACAGGGAGTGCGACATATATGGCACCATCGATTTCATCTTCGGCAACGCGGCGGCGGTGCTCCAGCGCTGCAACATCTACGCGAGGCGGCCTCGCCACGGCGAGTCCAACGTCATCACAGCCCAGGGCCGCAGCGACCCCAACCAGAACACCGGGATCGTGATCCAGTCCTCCAACATCAAACCGGCGACGGAGCTCCTGCCGGTGCGGCGGACGGTGAGGTCGTACCTCGGGAGGCCATGGATGCAGTACTCCCGCACGCTCTACCTACAGAACTACATCGACAGCATCATCGACCACGCCGGGTGGCTGCCGTTCCGGGGCAGCTTCGCCCTCAGCACCTTGTACTACGCCGAGTTCGAGAACACCGGGCCGGGGGCGAGGATGTCGAGGCGGGTAAAGTGGCCAGGCTACCACGTCATCCGGCGGGCGTCGATCGTGCGCCCCTTCACGGTGGGGCGGTTCATAGCCGGCGGTTCATGGATTCCGTCCACCGGCGTGCCCTTCAACCCGAGCTTGTGA